The Malus sylvestris chromosome 14, drMalSylv7.2, whole genome shotgun sequence genome segment TCTTATTAACATTAAGACGAGATGTCACGTAATGGTATACGCGTGCTATATAAGTTGTTTTCTTACCTGATAGGGTGTTGTATTCTAATCCTTATAATTTGACACTTGTAATCAGCATGACGATCAGATACAAACTGTACTAATATATAAATTAGGAGACCATAGTTAATAGTTTAGATGGTGATACATGTAAGTATTGTACTCAAAATAAATGACGAAAGCACTGACAAAACGCCACGTCATATACTAACGGTTTATTTGAGATTAGACTTGGTGggttaattattattatatatactagcatatgggcacacacaaagtgtgaaaaaaaaaatatttatgtttttgaaatagaaatagagaaggagagtgatagagaatgtgggagtattaagtttttattttatttatttatttattttatttttaattagagatatgttatgattacatgtaaatgaggctttgaaaaaaaaaacagcaaaatttggtagtgtaaaattacatttctgctCATTAGAATGTTAAACTGATAATTTCATaaggttttggttgacaatggtgttttattaattagtagactagcatatgggcacacataAAGTGCgtgagaaaattttttatttttgtttttgaaatagaaggagagagcaAGAGAGTGATAGAGGATGTGGgagtgaagtttttttttatttttttaataagatatttattaggattacatgtatgtgagactttgaaaaaaaaaacaataaaatttggttgtgtgaaattacatttataccccatatttcttatttatgttctgttttaattagagagttaaactgataatttcataaattttggTTAACAatgagttttattaattagtagaataTATAAGGACTGGTGGGTCATAGACCCTAGTTACGGTGTATGTAACAGAGGTGTAGCCTGTAGGTATAGAGCGCAATCTAGTATCCGTCTGTGAGTTGTATGTATGGTGATTCAGACTTGGACTGGGTTCTGCTCGCATACACACGTCTCACCAAACGCAGGTTCTCCCTCAAAGCAAcacccttgaagaaacattcagaAAAGCAGCCATATGCAAAAGCTGTCGCTAATGGCTGCGCCAATTTCTGGTAAACTCAACTTTTCTCTCTCTATTCTGCtttctttttcttacttttctctGGATAAGTAGAATAAATGCATATGAAAAAGGTCTAAATTTGAGAGATGGGTAATGGGTTCTTGAACATTTGTGATTATGAGCATGTAAGCATTACTGGGTTCCTCCTGGATTTACAGATACGGAAGAGGAAGATggagaaaacaaaaaagaaagatgtTTATTGGCTGGCCCTAGGAATTTTTGGATACCTCAACCCCCCGTGACGAATGTATAGGCCTCGTTTGGTGCCGAGGATTAGATTGGATTGGATAACTCAGTAGATTGTATGTATGTTGAATGAAGAAATGGATGCCAACTTCCAAATTTTGCACAGGCTGAAGGGTGGAAGATGGACTAGTCAGGAAGGAAACTAATCCCTCGGAGTCCTTTTTTGTGGGGATTTGAAGGATAACTCCCTTCACGACTAATTCATCTTCCGTCTTCAACTTGGACAAAATTTGAAGAGTCAGCCTAcatttcttccttcaacatTCATTCAAGCTACTCAGTTATCCGAACTAATCCAATTCAATCCTAGACTTTATCCGAACTAATCCAATTCAATCCTAGACTCCAATCGAGGCCACCACAAAGTTTAATAAACATGGAAAATTTCTTAACTACCATAGAAACTTATGTTAGGAGTTGGGGGATAGTTTACAAGGAAAGTTGTGGTTTTTCCTTTTGACAGTCTATTTGTATACCTCGGCTTAGCAAAGTTGGCTAGAGCAGTGACATCCTCTTTCTGCACCCAAGTTCAAATCCCTTCCCTGTAGTATAAATTAGATTATTTAGAATATCGCTCAACTAAAAAAAAGAAGTAATGACAGTCGATTTGTATAGATTCTTGTTATCTTCAGTAATAATTTTATTAAGCTTTGTATATGGTCTAAGTGAACATGAACATGTTTTGTGGGTTCTTTATTGGTTCGTGTTATTGGGCAGCCATTAATGGCTACTAATGGTTGATTTTCATTAGGAACAATACAGGAAGATGCTGCAGTAAGAGGGGGAGATAAGCTCATATTGAGGGGTTTGAAGTTCCATGGTTTCCATGGGGTGAAGCCAGAGGAAAGGAAGTTGGGTCAGAAGTTTGTAATAGATGTTGATGCTTGGATGGATCTCCGGGAGGCTGGTAAATCTGATCGTTTGTCAGATACCATTAGTTACACCGAAATCTATCGGTCAGTAATAGCATAGCATCACCTTTTCATTTTCCATTACCTTgaatactgacatatatataaTGTCCTAGTTAAGTGCTGCAGTTCTAGCATTTTCGTATTGCGGTCAAATGGTCACTTCAGTTTGCTATGGCCTTGAAAAGTCATCTCTGATATCAGTCTACCCTGATATCTGTCTGTTTCTTTGGTCTTATAAATATGATATGATTATCGTCTTATATCTAAGGTTTTGTCAAATTAATACGAGATCACTTTTGATTTATTGAAATTGTACATGGCAGCATCGTGAAGGAAGTTGTAGAAGGGCCACCTCATAATCTTCTGGAGTCTGTGGCTCAACAAATTGCATCTACCACTCTGAAAAACTATCCCCAGATATCTGCTGTCTCTGTGAAAGTTGGGAAGCCGCATGTTGCTGTTCATGGTTCTCTTGACTACTTGGGGGTTGAGATTTTCAGATACAGAAGTATTGATGCGCCAAAGTGATATtttactaagtcactcatacATAGGCAATTTATGTCTCCTCTGACTTCCAGACAGGTTTTCGGTGTTTGTtcgtttctttctttctgaatTTGGCGGGGATCCTTGTTATGTAGCGTGAACCAATGCTATCACTGGTTAATGGCAATGCAATTTTTCTTGTGATTCCCCTGAGATTAAAACTAAACTGTACCCTCTATTGATAATGGCCTATAAATGCCCATCTTTGGCACCAATGCTTCTTGCAGGCAACAATAGTCGACCCGTGGGATTAAAACTAAACCTACACCTACAAATGCCCTACCCCTAGCACTTATGGTTCGTACGCCAAACCATGGCTGACACGTGGGATTAAAACTAAACCCTACCCCCTTATAAATGCCCTACCCCTGACAATTGGTTTGTACGGGCAACCATGGTTGACCTGTGAGATTCAAGCTAAACCCTACCCCATATTGATAACAACTTATATATGATCCACCCTTGGCACCAATGCTTCGTCCAGGCAACAATGGTTGACCTCTGTGCCCGGGCTTGCCACGTTTTGCGTGCCAATTCCTTTCATTCGTAAAGCTTACCTTGTTTTGCGTGCTAGAAGCTTGTCTTGTTTTTTGTGCATCAAGCCCCCCTCGTATTTCGGGATGAACTTTTCGTGCACCGATACAGCCTTGTTTTGCATGCTTGGAAGGCTATCTCGTTTTATGTGAGTACAATCTGCCTTGATTTACTCAAGTAGAGTGTGCCTCTTTTTGCAAGTTGCGTTTTTTGTACGTCGAGAGCGCCTCGTTTAGTGTGATAGAAACCCGTCTTGTTTTTCATGAGTGGAGTTTGCCTAATTTTCTATGCACTGGCTTCGCATCGTTTAGCGTGCGCATAAAGCATCTCGTTCTGCATGCTGCAGTTTTTTTCGTCCGCCTAGCCCGTCTCATTTTACGTGCACTGAGCCCTCATTTCAGTGAGCAGAAAGCGCCTCGTTTTGCTTACACAGAGATTGCTTCATTTTTTGTGCAACTGGGATCACCTTGTTCTGAATGTTGCATTTTTTTGTGCACTGAGCTCGTCTCATTTTCTATGAGCAAAACCCGTCTCGTTTTGCGTGCATGGAGCCCGCCTCACTTTATGTGTGCCCGACTTCGCCTTGTTTTGCGTGTGCAGAGTCTGGCTTGTCTTGCATGCATTGAGCCAAACTCTTTTCGCATCTTTTTGCACCCACCGAGCAGGACTTTAAAGAAATATTTTGAGTGAGAGTTAAGAAAAATGTTTCTAGACCTTTGGATGTGATCCTAACATTTATTAGGTCATGAAactatttttattgattttttaagttgaaaaatagaaaaaatagaataaaCTAGCAGTGGGTCCCCCAAAGAGATTTGTTGGTGTCAAAAATCTTGGAAatgttgtaaattaatttttttaaacatgTGGTACGACTAGAATAACTCAAATTTTCAGTTATATttaatcttttaaaatcctcaAAATTCATTAGAAAACGTAGGTATAACTCACAGTCGttgtgaaaaaattgaaatttgtagttTTATGAAATATTTTGCGTATGAGTTAACGAAAATGCTGCAAGACCTTTGGATGTGGTCCTACCAGTTATTAGGTCTCGgaactattttttattgatttttaaagttgaaaaaatagaaaaataatataaacatCAAGGCCCCCAAAGAGATTTGTAGATGTCAAAAATCTTTGGAatgtcctaaattaattttaaaaaacatGTGTTGAGACTAGAATGATTCAAATTTTGTCTTATAATGAATCTTGTAAAAGTTTTCAAAATCGATTGGAAAAAGTAGGTTATATAACTCACAATttatgtgaaaaaaaattggaatttttttgttttatgaaattgtTTACGTGGTATTTAACGAAAATGTTGCAAGACCTTTGGATGTGATTCTATCCTTTTTTAGGTCCCGAAACTACACTTCATTGACTAtaaggaaaaataatgaaagcTAACAGCGGACCCCTAAAGAGAATTGTAGGTGTCTGAAATTTTGGGAATGTCCTAAATGAATTTTAAGAAACATGTGGTTCGAGTAGAATGACTCTAACTTTGGTTTATAACGAATGTTGTAAATGTTCTCAAAATCAACTGGAGCAATGTGGGCAACTCActgtttttgtgaaaaaattgaaatttttagcTTTAGGAAATATTTTGCGTTAGAGTTAAGGAAAATATTGCAAGAATTTTGGACGTGATCCAACCGTTCATTAGGTCCTgaaacaattttttattaatttttaaagttgaaaaatagaaaaatatcttcaaatttaggttttaaatcaTTGATTTTAAGTGTTTAAATATGAATTATAATAGATTTTACacggaaaaatatattttgaagaatatgatagtttgttgttatgataagagaaataatagaaatttaaaataaaaaaaaattgaaaagagagGATCGGTATAAAGCTAGCGACTTTATTCTTATAGAGTCACTAATCATATCAGCGACTCTCATGAAGGAGGATCGGTAGATACACCGATcgtatcattttcttttcttttttttctcttttttctttttccattgaactttttttttcctacgtTACTTTATTTAGATTCAAACACCATTAGATTTAGATTTAGATTTACATCTTTGTTTTCGAATGTTTTGACATGGATTATAAGATAAGTTTCATCGAAAATATATTTTGTAGAACATGAAGATGATA includes the following:
- the LOC126600833 gene encoding dihydroneopterin aldolase 1-like, yielding MQKLSLMAAPISGTIQEDAAVRGGDKLILRGLKFHGFHGVKPEERKLGQKFVIDVDAWMDLREAGKSDRLSDTISYTEIYRIVKEVVEGPPHNLLESVAQQIASTTLKNYPQISAVSVKVGKPHVAVHGSLDYLGVEIFRYRSIDAPK